One genomic region from Mycoplasmopsis columbina encodes:
- a CDS encoding potassium transporter TrkG has protein sequence MYRWKIKHWLRNNKLTLFIHKVSHFKRKSNKIQLIFLTYLLTVVISSIFLASPLTHTTKNPGWISYVDSLFTSISAFSDTGLVTLDTFDTWNMFGQVIIAILIFIGGIGIFALKIYILRWIFFRKKTNLNQLELVSAERGASNSRETRAIIVDSITVLLITAIIAGLGLSFYFYVAPPRVLNSSTLNFAQHQNFYENEFVGKFISPAGNWALSFRYGFFHSISALNNAGFDIVGNNSLFSYYHNIELQILFLILLIIGGLGYPVIHDILNYFRFKIKGYKRKYQWQLVTKISTTTYLLTTIIGFIILVLFETQNKSSGLFWNNQNSFYGTKAERVWSLLFMSFSSRSAGFATFPIKDLSPASIIILSIMMFIGAGPSSTGGGIRTTTMAIIIIALFSRILGRPSVRAFKRRISDSSVRNSFTVFLTSVLLVLLITLIISSSSTNYSGSADVNVFTFEHYIFETSSAFGTAGLTSGLTAKLNTASKVTMAILMFIGQLGISSTILIWGRKRNYNYSYEYITQDVVTG, from the coding sequence ATGTATAGATGAAAAATTAAACATTGATTAAGAAATAATAAATTAACTTTATTTATTCATAAAGTTAGTCATTTTAAAAGAAAAAGTAACAAAATTCAATTAATTTTTCTTACTTATCTTTTAACAGTTGTTATTTCTTCAATTTTTTTAGCCAGTCCTCTAACACACACAACTAAGAATCCTGGTTGAATTTCTTATGTAGATTCACTTTTTACTTCAATTTCAGCCTTTAGTGATACAGGATTAGTTACCTTAGATACTTTTGACACTTGAAATATGTTTGGTCAAGTTATTATTGCTATTTTAATTTTCATTGGAGGAATTGGAATTTTTGCGTTGAAAATTTACATTTTACGTTGAATTTTCTTTAGAAAAAAAACTAATTTAAATCAATTAGAATTAGTTTCAGCTGAAAGAGGAGCTTCAAATAGTCGTGAAACAAGAGCGATAATTGTTGATTCAATTACAGTTTTATTAATTACTGCAATTATTGCGGGATTGGGTCTGTCTTTTTATTTCTATGTTGCTCCACCAAGAGTTTTAAATTCTTCTACATTGAATTTTGCACAACATCAAAATTTTTATGAAAATGAATTTGTTGGAAAATTTATTTCACCAGCAGGAAATTGAGCATTAAGTTTTAGATATGGCTTTTTTCACTCAATTAGTGCATTGAATAATGCCGGTTTTGATATTGTTGGTAATAATTCACTTTTTAGTTATTACCACAACATTGAATTACAAATTTTATTCTTAATCCTCTTAATTATAGGTGGATTAGGTTATCCAGTTATTCACGATATTTTAAATTATTTTAGATTTAAAATCAAGGGATACAAACGTAAATATCAATGACAATTAGTTACTAAAATTAGTACAACTACTTATCTTTTGACAACAATTATTGGATTTATAATCTTAGTTCTTTTTGAAACACAAAACAAAAGTTCTGGATTATTTTGAAATAATCAAAATAGTTTTTATGGTACTAAAGCAGAAAGAGTTTGATCATTACTTTTCATGAGCTTTTCATCTAGAAGTGCAGGTTTTGCTACTTTTCCAATTAAAGATCTTTCACCAGCCTCAATCATTATTTTAAGTATTATGATGTTTATTGGTGCCGGGCCTTCTTCAACTGGTGGTGGAATTCGAACAACTACAATGGCAATTATCATTATTGCTTTATTCTCAAGAATTTTAGGACGTCCGTCAGTTAGAGCTTTTAAAAGAAGAATTAGTGATAGCAGTGTAAGAAACAGTTTTACAGTTTTCTTGACAAGCGTGCTTTTAGTTCTTTTAATTACGTTAATAATTTCTTCATCTTCAACGAATTATAGTGGTAGTGCAGATGTTAATGTTTTCACCTTTGAACATTACATTTTTGAAACATCATCAGCCTTTGGAACTGCTGGTTTAACTTCCGGATTAACCGCAAAATTAAATACTGCAAGTAAAGTTACCATGGCTATTTTGATGTTTATTGGACAATTGGGAATTAGTTCAACAATTTTGATTTGAGGTCGAAAAAGAAATTATAACTATA
- a CDS encoding potassium channel family protein: MKRKKSSKKSQDICVIGAGRFGSAVISQLAKSNASLLLIDKNEDNLKKFSDVAEKIAIADAADIKSLRALKVDEMDTVVVALSDNIEIVASLLELKVQNVIARATTKRHALVLEQIGVNVIVQPEYEAGIRTALLATNTNFTKYSKNLQEIGDDFVMGTVVMANNSLVDKAIKDIKFNELGISVVLIKRGTEFILPNGFTVLKDQDLITILGKIDDVTQAFEEFNKE; this comes from the coding sequence ATGAAACGAAAAAAAAGTTCTAAGAAAAGTCAAGACATTTGTGTAATTGGTGCTGGCCGTTTTGGGTCGGCTGTTATTTCTCAACTTGCCAAGTCAAATGCATCCTTATTATTAATTGATAAAAATGAAGATAATTTAAAAAAATTTTCAGATGTAGCAGAAAAAATTGCAATTGCTGATGCAGCTGATATTAAATCATTAAGAGCACTAAAAGTTGATGAAATGGATACTGTAGTTGTGGCTCTTTCAGATAATATTGAAATTGTAGCTTCTTTACTTGAACTAAAAGTTCAAAATGTTATTGCTCGAGCAACTACCAAAAGACACGCTTTGGTATTAGAACAAATCGGAGTAAATGTAATTGTGCAACCTGAATATGAGGCTGGAATTAGAACTGCTCTTTTAGCAACTAATACAAACTTTACGAAGTATTCAAAAAATTTACAAGAAATTGGTGATGATTTTGTTATGGGAACAGTAGTCATGGCCAATAATTCACTTGTTGATAAAGCAATTAAAGATATTAAATTTAATGAATTAGGAATTTCAGTAGTTTTAATTAAAAGAGGAACTGAATTTATTTTACCTAATGGTTTCACAGTTTTAAAAGACCAAGATTTAATTACTATTCTTGGTAAAATCGATGATGTAACTCAAGCTTTTGAAGAATTTAATAAAGAATAG
- the mraZ gene encoding division/cell wall cluster transcriptional repressor MraZ — translation MYGKYPRTIDSKNRVMLPSKLRDNLGSKFYMTIGMENMVELRSQSEFDNFASKLNQQSNFDPKARMLKRLWLGNTQEIETDSQGRFVIPKQFLDKAAIQKDVIFVGMGNLVELWSLEKLTAYDEEISVEEMNAAAMHLTDKDF, via the coding sequence ATGTACGGAAAATATCCTCGAACCATTGATTCAAAAAACAGAGTCATGTTGCCTTCAAAATTACGTGATAATTTAGGTTCAAAATTTTACATGACAATTGGTATGGAAAATATGGTCGAATTAAGAAGTCAAAGTGAATTTGACAATTTTGCATCCAAATTAAATCAACAAAGCAATTTTGATCCAAAAGCCAGAATGCTAAAAAGATTATGACTTGGTAATACACAAGAAATTGAAACAGATTCACAAGGACGTTTCGTTATTCCTAAACAATTTCTAGATAAAGCCGCTATTCAAAAAGATGTAATTTTCGTCGGCATGGGCAATTTAGTTGAACTTTGAAGTTTAGAAAAATTAACGGCTTATGACGAAGAAATAAGTGTTGAAGAAATGAACGCTGCTGCTATGCATTTAACTGATAAGGACTTTTAA
- the rsmH gene encoding 16S rRNA (cytosine(1402)-N(4))-methyltransferase RsmH, which translates to MKNEHYSVLLNESLEALNLKVDGTYVDLTLGMGGHSSHILKQIPKGRLISFDKDPFAIEESRKRLSQIGNNFHLVHADFANIAAELEKMGITSVDGIVADLGISSPQIDNPERGFSYNKEARLDMRMDTTQDLDAYYIVNNYSETELSQIFYNNAEVKFAKQVAKAIVNNRPIVTTIQLANIVRNSLPAKIVNLKNPNKAIFQAIRIEVNKELDSLKKMLTDAVQLLKVGASLAVISFHSLEDGIVKKFFGELTKDKLPSKMPINEEKFYSVKVVKVSKSELEANNRSRSAKLRILTKIK; encoded by the coding sequence ATGAAAAATGAACATTATTCAGTGTTACTAAATGAAAGTCTTGAAGCATTAAATCTTAAAGTCGATGGGACTTATGTAGATTTAACATTGGGCATGGGTGGTCATTCAAGTCATATTCTTAAACAAATTCCAAAAGGAAGATTAATCAGTTTTGACAAAGATCCTTTTGCGATAGAAGAAAGTCGCAAGCGTCTAAGTCAAATTGGTAATAATTTTCATTTGGTACATGCAGATTTCGCAAATATTGCTGCTGAACTAGAAAAAATGGGAATTACTTCAGTTGACGGAATTGTTGCAGACTTAGGAATTTCTTCACCACAAATTGATAATCCCGAAAGAGGTTTTTCTTACAATAAAGAAGCACGTCTTGATATGCGGATGGATACTACTCAAGACTTAGATGCCTATTACATCGTGAATAATTATAGTGAAACAGAATTAAGTCAAATTTTTTACAATAACGCCGAAGTAAAATTTGCAAAACAAGTTGCGAAAGCCATTGTAAATAATCGACCAATTGTAACTACAATTCAACTTGCTAACATAGTTAGAAATTCACTTCCGGCAAAAATAGTTAATTTGAAAAATCCAAATAAAGCTATTTTTCAGGCTATAAGAATTGAAGTAAATAAAGAATTAGATTCTCTAAAAAAAATGTTGACAGATGCAGTGCAACTGTTAAAAGTTGGAGCATCTTTAGCAGTTATTTCATTTCATTCTTTGGAAGACGGAATTGTAAAAAAATTCTTTGGAGAATTAACCAAAGATAAACTTCCTTCAAAAATGCCAATTAATGAAGAAAAATTTTATAGTGTAAAAGTTGTAAAAGTTTCCAAAAGTGAACTTGAAGCTAACAATCGTTCACGTAGTGCAAAATTAAGAATTTTGACCAAAATTAAATAA
- a CDS encoding MAG3720 family protein: protein MNKFYVNYFLNENAIKINILQETNKKSAIIYKKIFSPLLFDQTLEDVVLNTKKILKNLRLNKHDQLFYTLIVDENFDKYLQLKHNQAEILVKSNLVSKQHLNELNQQLKKARKNEQLVILNQEKIQYLIENELNEIKTYNTFPINKVAKKVILEQTLLTTQNESELNYLVNFFQKNKIVFNQILTNSQCLVHAQPDVKKHFKTLINFDWNKLNLSLLVNNKVVSFKKYNCDFKDLIKGELKKIINLSDSTLDLLLNGVIKNYPNYKLNQNTLTNHQKLTFNFVESMLEKIVEIIYNFWKDNNQLGNIILINETLGGALESKLNEYDTDVVTTLKDLEISSEIFGVINLINGQYVQSDDQNKTVNNITLPNTKNIFDKLFGWLNISNLKLNK, encoded by the coding sequence ATGAATAAATTCTATGTTAATTATTTTCTAAATGAAAATGCAATCAAAATTAACATATTGCAAGAAACAAATAAAAAATCTGCAATTATTTATAAAAAAATTTTTTCTCCTTTACTTTTTGATCAAACGCTTGAAGATGTTGTTTTAAACACAAAAAAAATTTTAAAAAATTTGCGTTTAAATAAACACGATCAACTTTTCTATACTTTAATTGTTGATGAAAACTTCGACAAATATTTACAGCTTAAACATAATCAAGCAGAAATTTTAGTCAAGAGTAACTTGGTTAGTAAGCAACATTTGAATGAATTAAATCAGCAACTAAAAAAAGCAAGAAAAAATGAGCAATTAGTGATTTTGAATCAAGAAAAAATTCAATATCTCATTGAAAATGAACTAAATGAAATAAAAACCTATAATACTTTTCCAATAAATAAAGTTGCAAAAAAAGTGATTTTAGAACAAACTTTATTAACAACCCAAAATGAAAGTGAATTGAATTATTTAGTTAATTTTTTTCAAAAGAATAAAATTGTTTTTAATCAAATTCTAACTAACAGTCAGTGTCTTGTGCATGCACAGCCTGATGTTAAGAAGCATTTTAAAACTTTAATTAATTTTGACTGAAATAAACTAAATTTAAGTTTACTTGTCAATAATAAAGTTGTTTCTTTTAAAAAATATAATTGTGACTTTAAAGACTTAATTAAAGGCGAATTAAAAAAAATTATCAATTTAAGTGATAGTACTTTAGACTTATTATTAAATGGTGTTATTAAAAACTATCCAAATTACAAACTTAATCAGAATACACTTACCAATCACCAAAAATTAACATTTAATTTTGTTGAGAGTATGCTTGAAAAAATTGTTGAAATAATTTATAACTTTTGAAAAGATAATAATCAATTAGGAAATATCATTTTAATTAATGAAACTTTGGGTGGTGCCTTAGAATCTAAATTAAATGAATATGATACTGATGTGGTTACTACTTTGAAAGATTTAGAAATTAGTTCAGAAATTTTTGGCGTAATAAACTTAATTAATGGTCAATATGTTCAAAGTGATGATCAAAACAAAACTGTTAATAATATCACTTTACCAAACACCAAAAACATCTTTGACAAACTTTTTGGTTGATTAAACATTAGCAATTTAAAACTAAATAAATAA
- a CDS encoding cell division protein FtsZ: protein MEHDYKNVKVKVIGIGGAGNNAINLLLEEDLPNVELWIANTDYQDLEKSKCTNKLYLKGDSEGYGAGGDPKIGKKAAEDSIREIDDVLQDTDLLIITAGLGGGTGTGAAPVIAKAAKDKGIVTLAIVSTPFTIFEGSRRKKIALEGLEELKNSTDSYIVLSNDKLMQSNLEGNSEDAFKFANITLKNSIKAIWEVIFEKFTINIDFNDLRKVLKNGSQTFISIGKGFGNDAWKKAVEQALLNQLNEFELSDPKKIIIIFKMKQSSFKEIEEAKKLLDQYLNVKDDDVEILLGIKYLENVDERDKSFSLTVIASGLNSSSEKSPVYSSSYQRNFDEPFNPYDLNKVDTQQLTNSFEINSTEENSEENKFLITDNYKMADEEDEKDSTKGEVKKKRFPSFWKK from the coding sequence ATGGAACATGATTACAAAAATGTTAAAGTTAAAGTAATTGGAATTGGCGGTGCCGGCAATAATGCCATTAACCTTTTACTTGAAGAAGACTTACCTAATGTTGAATTATGAATTGCTAATACTGATTATCAAGATTTGGAAAAAAGTAAATGTACGAATAAACTTTATTTAAAGGGTGATTCAGAAGGCTATGGTGCTGGTGGAGATCCAAAAATTGGAAAAAAAGCAGCTGAAGATAGCATTCGTGAAATCGATGATGTACTACAAGATACTGATTTATTGATAATTACTGCGGGACTTGGCGGTGGTACAGGTACTGGCGCTGCTCCAGTAATTGCTAAAGCAGCAAAAGATAAAGGAATTGTGACCTTAGCAATTGTATCTACTCCTTTCACTATTTTTGAAGGAAGTAGAAGAAAAAAAATTGCTCTTGAAGGTTTAGAAGAATTAAAAAACTCAACTGATTCATACATTGTTTTATCTAATGATAAATTGATGCAAAGTAATTTAGAAGGTAATTCTGAAGATGCTTTCAAATTTGCCAATATTACTTTAAAAAACTCTATTAAAGCAATTTGAGAAGTAATTTTTGAAAAATTTACAATCAATATTGATTTTAATGATTTAAGAAAAGTTTTAAAAAATGGTTCACAAACTTTCATCTCAATAGGGAAGGGTTTTGGCAACGACGCTTGAAAAAAAGCAGTTGAACAGGCCCTACTCAATCAACTCAATGAATTTGAATTATCTGATCCTAAAAAAATTATTATCATCTTCAAGATGAAACAATCTTCATTTAAAGAAATAGAAGAAGCAAAAAAACTACTTGATCAATATTTAAATGTTAAAGACGATGATGTTGAAATTCTTCTAGGTATTAAATACTTAGAAAATGTTGACGAACGTGACAAAAGTTTCAGTCTAACTGTGATTGCTTCAGGTTTGAATAGCAGCAGTGAAAAATCACCTGTCTATTCATCATCTTATCAGAGAAATTTTGATGAACCGTTCAATCCTTATGATTTAAATAAGGTTGATACTCAACAACTAACAAACAGTTTTGAAATTAATTCTACTGAAGAAAATTCAGAAGAAAATAAATTTTTAATTACTGATAATTACAAAATGGCTGATGAAGAAGATGAAAAAGATTCAACCAAAGGTGAAGTAAAGAAAAAACGCTTTCCATCATTTTGAAAAAAATAA
- a CDS encoding 16S rRNA (uracil(1498)-N(3))-methyltransferase, whose amino-acid sequence MHRFFVQERDGNYFNLDESVKKHIKVARLDKEIFLCNYQNNFYECVLENQKAKILKERFDINNEFKKEVILAAPIIKMNRFEWLIEKATELGVTKIIPLITKFTDGSLVKYDLARKYERHCEIVKNAAEQSFRNIIPQFLKPTKLENLINEHQNKNIFLAYENANSSVVKELPTNSLIIVGPEGGFSQEEISYAQENNVKIISLGKTILRAETACLYVLSNIKE is encoded by the coding sequence ATGCATAGATTTTTTGTTCAAGAACGTGATGGAAACTATTTTAATTTAGATGAAAGTGTGAAAAAACACATTAAAGTTGCAAGATTAGATAAGGAAATTTTTTTATGTAACTATCAAAATAATTTTTATGAGTGTGTTTTAGAAAATCAAAAAGCTAAAATTTTGAAAGAAAGATTTGATATTAATAACGAATTTAAAAAAGAAGTAATTTTGGCTGCTCCAATTATTAAAATGAATCGTTTTGAATGATTAATTGAAAAGGCAACAGAACTAGGAGTGACTAAAATAATTCCTCTTATTACTAAATTTACCGATGGTTCTTTAGTTAAATATGATTTAGCCAGAAAATACGAAAGACACTGTGAAATAGTCAAAAATGCTGCGGAGCAATCATTTCGAAATATTATTCCTCAATTTTTAAAACCAACAAAATTAGAAAATCTTATCAATGAACATCAGAATAAAAATATTTTTCTTGCTTATGAAAATGCTAATAGTTCAGTAGTTAAAGAATTGCCAACTAATTCCTTAATTATTGTTGGTCCTGAAGGAGGATTTAGTCAAGAAGAAATTAGTTATGCACAAGAAAATAATGTAAAAATAATTAGTTTAGGTAAAACAATTTTACGAGCAGAAACTGCTTGTCTTTATGTTCTAAGTAACATCAAAGAATAG